TGATACCATATTTCTTACCGCACCGACGAGTACAGAGGAAAGGATAAACAAGATTGCAAAGGTTTCAAGGGGGTTTATCTATCATGTCTCATTAACCGGTGTCACAGGTTCAAGACTCGGGACTGTCGAGTCTATCAGGGAATCTGTGGATATTGTGAGAAGATACTCAAGGCTTCCTGTGGCAGTAGGTTTTGGCGTATCATCACCTGAACAGGCATCAGTGGTTACAGAATTTGCTGATGGGGTGATTGTAGGGAGTGCAGTGGTAAGGATAATAGAAAACAATTTTTCTTCTCCCACTACGCTGAAAACAGAGGTATATAGATTCATTGCTTCGCTAAGAAAAGGGATAGATGAATTCTGAGACAGATAAGACGGTAAGATACCTTTCTACCCTGATGGAGTTGAGCGCCCTTCTGAACTCGACACTGGATCAGAAGGTAGTCAGGCGTAGAGCTATGGAGGCTGCCACGAGACTGATGGAATGTGAAGTTGGCTCGCTTTTGCTTGTGGATGAGGAACGAGGAGATTTGTTCTTTGAGGTGGCGCTTGGTGAGAAGGGCGATCAGGTTAAAGAGATAAGACTCAAGATAGGTAAGGGAATTGCTGGATGGGTGGCAGAGAAAGGAGAGCCTGCTATCATCAATGATGTCCAGAACGACCCGAGATTTTTTAAGAAGGCTGATGAGAAGAGTAAGTTTGTGACGAGAAATATGATATGCGTTCCTGTTAAGTCAAAAGGGAAGGTTATTGGTGTGCTTCAGGCTATTAACAAACTCGGTGGGCTGGTTTTTACCGAAGAAGACCTCACTGCATTCGAGTCGCTCAGCAATCAGGTGGCTATCGCTATAGAAAATGCAAGACTCTACGAAGAACTCCATGAGACATTTATAAGTACATCCACGGCTCTTGCAGAGGCTATTGAGAAGAGGGACCCTTATACAGGAGGTCATACTAAGAGGGTTATGGTGTATTCGATTGCCATGGGTAAAGAACTTGGTCTTAGCGATGCTGAAATAGAGACATTGAAACTTTCAGCAATACTTCACGATGTAGGCAAGATAGGTATAGAGGATAAAGTGCTGAGGAAACAGGGATCACTTGACGATGAAGAGTTTAAACAGATGAAGATGCATCCACTTCTTGGTGGGGATATACTTGTCCATGTGAGGCAATTGAGAGATGTGATACCTGGTACATTATTTCATCACGAGAGACCTGATGGAAGGGGTTATCCAAAGGGACTCAACAGCAATGAAATACCCTTTACAGCAAAAATTATTGCTACTGCTGATACATTTGATGCGATGACTACTACAAGACCATATAGAAAGGCATTGAGCTTTGAGACAGCATTTATGGAACTGAAGAAATACTCTGGGGTACAATTTGATAGTAAAGTGGTGGAAGCCTTTTTCAGGGCATGGGAAAAAGGANNNNNNNNNNNNNNNNNNNNNNNNNNNNNNNNNNNNNNNNNNNNNNNNNN
Above is a genomic segment from Nitrospirota bacterium containing:
- a CDS encoding HD-GYP domain-containing protein, translated to MNSETDKTVRYLSTLMELSALLNSTLDQKVVRRRAMEAATRLMECEVGSLLLVDEERGDLFFEVALGEKGDQVKEIRLKIGKGIAGWVAEKGEPAIINDVQNDPRFFKKADEKSKFVTRNMICVPVKSKGKVIGVLQAINKLGGLVFTEEDLTAFESLSNQVAIAIENARLYEELHETFISTSTALAEAIEKRDPYTGGHTKRVMVYSIAMGKELGLSDAEIETLKLSAILHDVGKIGIEDKVLRKQGSLDDEEFKQMKMHPLLGGDILVHVRQLRDVIPGTLFHHERPDGRGYPKGLNSNEIPFTAKIIATADTFDAMTTTRPYRKALSFETAFMELKKYSGVQFDSKVVEAFFRAWEKG